The Equus przewalskii isolate Varuska chromosome 5, EquPr2, whole genome shotgun sequence genome window below encodes:
- the IL26 gene encoding LOW QUALITY PROTEIN: interleukin-26 (The sequence of the model RefSeq protein was modified relative to this genomic sequence to represent the inferred CDS: inserted 1 base in 1 codon), with protein sequence MWVSCTLRSGLLFVTLSPAVVKHKPAATSKSCYPWGTLSGAVDMLCVKAAWFKATIPEDRIKXIRLLKKKTKRLFMVGYRIQGQLLSFFMEDVFGQLQLQVRREIHFVEEFHSLRQKLSRCLSTHCKYREFDPGNLPRKQHVESCLHTEGAQKHEAPWTDTTAGAHGVPCVDRASLLALADQWACLTSLNTAVKSGCPIGAVDIFRAVRKMRTFRVTSLPGSAPGSGAGGTRERPIGSSGNSGIDFLCLVS encoded by the exons ATGTGGGTAAGTTGCACTTTGAGGTCTGGGTTGCTCTTTGTCACTCTGTCTCCTGCCGTTGTCAAGCACAAGCCAGCTGCCACCTCCAAAAGCTGCTACCCGTGGGGAACACTGTCCGGAGCTGTTGACATGCTGTGTGTCAAGGCGGCGTGGTTCAAAGCAACAATTCCA GAAGACCGCATAA AAATAcgattattaaaaaagaaaacaaaaaggctaTTTATGGTAGGCTATAGG ATTCAAGGACAGCTTCTGTCCTTCTTCATGGAAGATGTTTTTGGTCAACTCCAACTACAAGTTCGCAGGGAAATACACTTTGTGGAAGAGTTTCACAGCCTTAGGCAGAAACTGAGCCGCTGTCTAAGTACGCACTGCAAATACCGGGAGTTTGATCCTGGAAACCTACCTAGAAAACAGCATGTAGAGAGCTGTCTCCACACCGAGGG GGCCCAGAAACATGAGGCTCCATGGACAGACACCACAGCTGGTGCCCACGGCGTCCCCTGTGTGGACCGTGCAAGCCTGCTGGCTTTAGCGGATCAGTGGGCGTGCTtg ACCAGTCTGAATACGGCAGTAAAATCTGGCTGTCCCATCGGGGCTGTAGACATCTTTAGAGCAGTGAGGAAAATGAGAACCTTCCGCGTCACATCTTTACCGGGATCAGCTCCAGGAAGTGGAGCTGGAGGCACCAGAGAGCGTCCCATAGGCTCGAGTGGCAACAGTGGAATTG